One Ornithorhynchus anatinus isolate Pmale09 chromosome 2, mOrnAna1.pri.v4, whole genome shotgun sequence DNA segment encodes these proteins:
- the LOC103166957 gene encoding ankyrin repeat domain-containing protein 50-like: MPVFSSLPIATKILTRIFLDQLQKNMATQAQFKEKHAFRPRYSRPVTIFATQQSSQTLETGGDGEQRHKEKSEGVRPLTCCGFRPPTAHLPSSGMPVHSPLRGKSFYGREWALQQLQDWLDGASGEREPPGASPPPCVLVTGAAGSGKTALCSEALWPTSEAGRRAGLGARALAWHFCRAQDAATLAVPGFVRSLADQIGRCRLLPSEHRRRLAEPQVEAALEPDVCDRDPDEAFKRAVLLPLLALPPPARPLLLLVDSVDEGADGEGLGGRGPPGRSGGIAELLSSHLRLLPPWLLLVCSARSEGALGQATFPEARRLSLDDPRQASTRRDCQSYILRRLEREAALEGGGPLSPGAAEALAQLQVKSGGCLLYLERVLDAVAAGGLRLGDARHVPATLNGLYLWLCQRLFPGRGFPRVRPLLDALLAAPRPLPPERLYAALWARHPGTGREDFEARLAALAPLLAEGPRGSVLLFHHSLAEWLQDVKHCTPAFLCRAGDGHAALALALGARGPRLAPAGVRRLARHLALARLPGLGPCHRALWLVWSGAPVDGCLAPPRGTPPWEPEALQLLVRAGARPAAAGGPAWGVAGGALRLLLEHDGACVNRRDEHGRTLLASAALSGDHEAAGLLLARGAAVEPPDGQGQTPLTLAARRGHARVLRCLLAHGARVDLPDSEGWTALRAAAWGGHAEAVGALLRAGAAVDRADAGERTALRAAAWGGHEPVVRALLRAGAAVDLPDAEGRTALTAAAYMGHRGTVELLLAHGARPDRPDADGRTALWVAALGGHAAVVRLLLAHGARPGLRDRDGLTPLLAAAYEGRAEVLGLLLAAGADPDEADAEGRTALLAAAAMGHSEAVAALLARGAGAGALDPEGRTALGLAAAGGAEEAVRTLLAHGLDENHRDDRGWTPLHLAAAGGHAAVCSALAERGARLGEVDNEGRPPLLLAAQDGHTDAARLLLDLGAAVEQRGYDGRSALCLAALGGHGRLARLLLARGADPDPRDADGRPVAQLLALAGRADTLALLLARGAGAEGRDPEGRTALHAACWLGQPGPARLLLRHGAAANALDAGGRPPLHSAAWAGHAELARLLLDAGAAVDQACAQGATALGLAAQQGHVEVARLLLAHGADPARADGRGRTPVRVAARSGHGDLVRLLLQGRGRPAAETPAAAGGGPALPPGAGEPSPGRPPPPSPARRSGDEGGGEERPLDPFGVLDPRLHRKQMLKLRFEGPTHGAGPLRETPM; the protein is encoded by the exons TCATCACAGACTCTGGAgacgggtggggatggggagcagagacaCAAAGAAAAATCAGAAG GTGTCCGCCCCCTGACATGCTGCGGCTTCCGGCCCCCGACGGCCCACCTCCCCAGCTCGGGCATGCCCGTCCACAGTCCTCTGCGGGGCAAGAGCTTCTACGGGCGCGAGTGGGCCCTGCAGCAGCTGCAAGACTGGCTGGACGGAGCGAGCGGGGAGCGGGAGCCGCCCGGGGCATCGCCCCCGCCCTGCGTGCTGGTGACGGGCGCCGCCGGCAGCGGGAAGACCGCGCTGTGCTCCGAGGCGCTGTGGCCCACCTCGGAGGCCGGGCGCCGCGCGGGGCTGGGCGCCCGGGCCCTGGCCTGGCACTTCTGCCGCGCCCAGGATGCCGCCACCCTGGCCGTGCCGGGCTTCGTCCGGAGCCTGGCGGACCAGATTGGCCGCTGCCGGCTGCTGCCCTCCGAGCACCGCCGCCGCCTGGCGGAGCCCCAGGTCGAGGCCGCCCTGGAACCTGACGTCTGCGACAGGGACCCCGATGAGGCCTTCAAGAG GGCCGTGCTGCTGCCCCTCCTGGCcctgccgcccccggcccggcctctcctGCTGCTGGTGGACTCGGTGGACGAAGGGGCCGACGGGGaggggctcgggggccgggggccgccgggccgcaGCGGGGGCATCGCCGAGCTGCTCTCCTCGCACCTCCGCCTGCTACCGCCCTGGCTGCTGCTCGtctgctctgcccgcagtgaggGGGCCCTGGGCCAGGCCACCTTTCCCG AGGCCCGGCGGCTCAGCCTGGACGACCCCCGTCAGGCGAGCACGAGGCGGGACTGCCAGTCCTACATCCTGCGGCGGCTGGAGCGGGAGGCGgccctggagggaggaggccccCTGAGCCCCGGCGCGGCCGAGGCCCTGGCCCAGCTGCAGGTCAAGAGCGGCGGCTGCCTGCTGTACCTGGAGCGGGTGCTGGACGCCGTGGCCGCGGGCGGCCTGCGCCTGGGCGACGCACGCCACGTGCCCGCCACCCTCAACGGCCTCTACCTCTGGCTGTGCCAGCGCCTGTTCCCGGGGCGGGGGTTCCCCCGGGTCCGGCCGCTGCTGGACGCCCTcctggccgccccccggcccctgcccccggaGCGCCTCTACGCGGCCCTGTGGGCCCGCCACCCGGGCACGGGCCGGGAAGACTTCGAGGCGCGGCTGGCGGCCCTGGCCCCGCTGCTGGCCGAGGGGCCGCGGGGCTCCGTCCTGCTGTTCCACCACAGCCTGGCCGAGTGGCTGCAGGACGTGAAGCACTGCACGCCGGCCTTCCTGTGCCGGGCCGGGGACGGGCACGCCgcgctggccctggccctgggcgCCCGGGGGCCGCGCCTGGCGCCGGCCGGGGTCCGCCGGCTGGCCCGCCACCTGGCCCTGGCCCGCCTGCCCGGGCTGGGGCCCTGCCACCGGGCCCTGTGGCTGGTGTGGAGCGGCGCCCCGGTGGACGGCTGCCTGGCCCCGCCGCGGGGGACGCCGCCGTGGGAGCCCGAGGCGCTGCAGCTGCTGgtgcgggccggggcccggccggccgcggcgggcgggccggcgtGGGGGGTGGCCGGCGGGGCCCTGCGGCTGCTGCTGGAGCACGACGGCGCCTGCGTCAACCGGCGCGACGAGCACGGACGCACCCTGCTGGCCAGCGCGGCCCTCAGCGGCGACCACGAGGCCGCCGGCCTGCTGCTGGCCCGCGGCGCGGCCGTGGAGCCCCCCGACGGCCAGGGCCAGACCCCGCTGACCCTGGCCGCGCGGCGCGGGCACGCCCGGGTGCTGCGCTGCCTGCTGGCCCACGGCGCCCGCGTCGACCTGCCGGACTCGGAGGGCTGGACGGCGCTGCGGGCGGCCGCCTGGGGCGGGCACGCCGAGGCCGTGGGCGCCCTGctgcgggccggggcggccgtgGACCGCGCGGACGCCGGCGAGCGCACGGCGCTGCGGGCCGCCGCCTGGGGCGGGCACGAGCCCGTGGTGCGGGCGCTGctgcgggccggggccgccgtggACCTGCCCGACGCCGAGGGCCGCACGGCCCTGACGGCCGCCGCCTACATGGGCCACCGGGGCACGGTGGAGCTGCTGCTGGCGCACGGGGCCCGGCCCGACCGGCCCGACGCCGACGGGCGCACGGCGCTCTGGGTGGCGGCGCTGGGG gggcacgCGGCCGTGGTGCGCCTGCTGCTGGCccacggggcccggccggggctgcGCGACCGCGACGGCCTGACCCCGCTGCTGGCCGCCGCCTACGAGGGCCGGGCCGAGGTGCTGGGCCTGCTGCTGGCCGCCGGCGCCGACCCCGACGAGGCCGACGCGGAGGGGCGCACGGCCCTgctggccgccgccgccatggGGCACTCCGAGGCCGTGGCCGCCCTGCTGGCCCGCGGGGCCGGCGCCGGGGCCCTGGACCCCGAGGGCCGCACGGCGCTGGGGCTGGCGGCCGCCGGCGGCGCCGAGGAGGCCGTCCGCACCCTGCTGGCGCACGGGCTGGACGAGAACCACCGCGACGACCGCGGCTGGACGCCGCTGCACCTGGCCGCCGCCGGGGGCCACGCGGCCGTGTGCTCGGCCCTGGCCGAGCGCGGCGCCCGCCTGGGCGAGGTGGACAACGAGGGCCGGCCGCCCCTGCTGCTGGCCGCCCAGGACGGCCACACGGACGCCGCCCGGCTCCTGCTGGACCTCGGGGCGGCCGTGGAGCAGCGCGGCTACGACGGCCGCTCGGCGCTCTGTCTGGCCGCCCTGGGCGGGCACGGCCGCCTCGCCCGCCTGCTGCTGGCCCGAGGCGCCGACCCGGACCCGCGGGACGCGGACGGGCGGCCCGTGGCCCAGCTCCTGGCCCTGGCGGGACGGGCCGACACGCTGGCGCTGCTCCTGGCGcggggcgccggggcggagggCCGGGACCCGGAGGGCCGGACGGCCCTCCACGCCGCCTGCTGGCTGGGCcagccgggccccgcccgccTCCTGCTGCGGCACGGGGCCGCCGCCAACGCCCTGGACGCCGGCGGCCGCCCCCCGCTCCACTCGGCCGCCTGGGCCGGCCACGCCGAGCTCGCCCGGCTGCTGCTGGACGCCGGGGCCGCCGTGGACCAGGCCTGCGCCCAGGGCGCCACCGCCCTGGGGCTGGCCGCCCAGCAGGGTCACGTCGAGGTGGCGCGGCTGCTGCTGGCCCACGGGGCGGACCCGGCCCGCGCCGACGGGCGCGGCCGCACCCCGGTGCGGGTGGCCGCCCGCAGCGGGCACGGGGACCTCGTGCGGCTCTTGCTGCAGGGCCGCGGGCGCCCGGCGGCCGAGACCCCCGCCGCCGCGGGCGgcggcccggccctcccgcccgGCGCCGGGGAGCCGAGCCCGGGCCGACCCCCGCCTCCGAGCCCGGCGCGGCGCAGCGGGGacgagggcggcggggaggaaaGACCCCTCGACCCCTTCGGCGTGCTGGACCCTCGGCTGCACCGAAAGCAGATGCTCAAGCTGCGGTTCGAGGGACCTACGCACGGGGCCGGCCCCCTGCGAGAGACGCCCATGTGA